The following proteins come from a genomic window of Natronosalvus vescus:
- the xseB gene encoding exodeoxyribonuclease VII small subunit produces MTDDTDSEQEVSIGEQTARLEEIITTLEDGEVSLERAQQLHEEGQTILARLEDDLEVGDGTVKVEE; encoded by the coding sequence ATGACTGATGACACTGACTCAGAACAAGAGGTATCGATCGGCGAGCAAACAGCTCGACTGGAAGAGATAATCACCACGTTAGAAGATGGCGAGGTATCCCTCGAGAGAGCGCAGCAGTTGCACGAGGAGGGGCAGACGATCTTAGCGAGGTTGGAAGATGACCTCGAGGTCGGTGATGGGACAGTCAAGGTCGAAGAGTGA
- a CDS encoding SHOCT domain-containing protein yields MALVFLSCITVLYFIFDGEAFIVYSFVTFIILLMYNFYINMDFGKVASEFEKGKQQGVKNSSNGGSRKETKGDFEREGGLPGYPSKELSPQQITNKNLRQKAADRQKAGWKIAEIDNKNKRVVMYSSKGGGVGRHSVVALFTGLWTFGAGNYAYEKATRRRNREKIVLRPDEVSSNTTASTEDSEVAKESKSSETEKLRELKELRDDDIITSEEFQEKKSELLKRI; encoded by the coding sequence ATGGCACTTGTGTTTTTATCATGCATCACTGTGTTATACTTCATATTTGATGGAGAAGCGTTCATAGTTTATTCATTTGTGACGTTCATCATTCTGCTAATGTATAACTTCTACATCAATATGGATTTTGGAAAGGTAGCGAGTGAGTTTGAAAAGGGAAAGCAACAAGGGGTGAAGAATTCTTCTAATGGTGGATCAAGAAAAGAAACAAAGGGTGATTTTGAACGGGAAGGAGGACTCCCTGGGTACCCATCAAAAGAACTGTCGCCTCAACAGATCACAAACAAAAATCTTCGACAAAAAGCCGCAGATCGGCAGAAAGCTGGTTGGAAGATTGCTGAGATTGATAATAAGAACAAACGTGTAGTTATGTACTCGTCAAAGGGTGGCGGAGTTGGACGCCACAGTGTAGTCGCGTTATTTACTGGCCTATGGACATTTGGTGCAGGAAACTATGCATACGAAAAGGCAACTCGGCGACGGAATCGCGAGAAGATAGTATTACGCCCGGACGAAGTTTCAAGTAATACAACCGCTAGTACCGAAGATTCTGAGGTAGCTAAGGAATCAAAATCAAGCGAGACTGAGAAATTACGTGAATTGAAGGAATTGCGTGATGACGATATCATAACTAGTGAAGAGTTTCAGGAGAAGAAGAGTGAATTGTTAAAAAGGATCTAA
- the xseA gene encoding exodeoxyribonuclease VII large subunit: MGVDSGSHDDNDQTQSLESLRETLNSESITFVDTLNTQISELLENVPNLQYEYVVGDVSDYGISGNGHAHFDLVHNGSKIHCVIFQYQLSTMDVEVEDGTQMAVKGDLSYYDSNGSVSLIVQHCVPVGEGKYEQIYHKNRTILEEDGLLNDDEKQPLPTLPRCVGVVTSADSDARKDVVTSLHDRYPDLDILIQHSTVQGKDAMLSMMQAISRLDDNARVDVIIVTRGGGSEKDLRVFNETPLCRVIFDTKTPIAVGIGHENDRTLVDEVADLRVMTPTHAGEVVPKKEALESELELNRKRLANAYTRTTRERLDSYTTDLEKGYQQLTRDQLGAFERELDQAYETTVSQQITTYENRLENGLDRLEQQKTHEQAQADAQEKFEREKRRQRIAIAVLIVLLLGLLGYIFIL; encoded by the coding sequence ATGGGAGTTGACTCAGGTTCGCACGACGATAACGACCAAACCCAGAGCCTTGAGTCCCTACGAGAAACCCTAAACAGCGAGTCGATCACTTTCGTCGACACACTCAATACACAAATCAGTGAACTCCTTGAGAACGTGCCGAATCTCCAGTACGAGTACGTTGTCGGTGACGTTTCCGATTATGGCATCTCTGGAAACGGGCACGCTCATTTCGATTTGGTGCATAACGGTTCGAAAATCCACTGTGTGATATTCCAGTATCAGCTTTCGACGATGGATGTTGAGGTCGAAGATGGGACACAGATGGCCGTTAAAGGCGACCTCTCATACTATGATTCCAACGGGAGTGTCTCATTAATCGTTCAGCATTGCGTGCCTGTTGGTGAAGGGAAATATGAGCAAATCTACCACAAGAATCGAACAATACTTGAGGAAGATGGCCTCCTGAATGACGATGAAAAACAACCGTTGCCCACGTTGCCACGATGCGTTGGTGTCGTCACGAGCGCCGACAGTGATGCTCGAAAAGACGTAGTGACGAGCTTGCATGATCGGTATCCTGATCTGGATATTCTCATCCAGCATTCCACAGTCCAGGGCAAGGACGCCATGCTCTCGATGATGCAAGCGATCAGCCGACTTGACGATAATGCTCGAGTCGACGTGATCATCGTGACCCGTGGTGGGGGTTCAGAAAAGGATTTGCGGGTGTTCAACGAGACGCCGCTTTGTCGCGTGATTTTCGACACCAAGACACCAATAGCCGTTGGCATCGGCCATGAAAATGATCGGACACTTGTTGATGAGGTGGCCGATCTGCGAGTGATGACGCCCACCCATGCAGGTGAGGTTGTCCCAAAAAAAGAGGCTCTTGAGAGTGAGTTAGAACTGAATCGGAAGCGTCTGGCAAATGCGTACACCCGGACGACTAGAGAGCGTCTCGACTCCTACACAACCGATCTCGAGAAAGGGTATCAACAGCTAACAAGAGACCAACTTGGTGCGTTCGAACGTGAACTCGATCAAGCCTATGAAACAACGGTTTCACAGCAGATTACGACGTACGAGAATCGACTAGAGAACGGCCTCGACCGACTTGAACAGCAGAAAACCCACGAACAGGCCCAGGCTGACGCTCAAGAGAAGTTCGAACGAGAGAAGCGACGGCAGCGTATCGCCATTGCCGTCCTAATTGTCCTCCTCCTCGGCTTGCTCGGCTACATATTCATACTGTAA